In Malassezia vespertilionis chromosome 8, complete sequence, a genomic segment contains:
- a CDS encoding uncharacterized protein (EggNog:ENOG503P6AC; COG:D; COG:Z): MHGIEHIAAGNGFTLVAARDGLYGCGTTARGQLGIQGRDTLLSMTQIPLPRPAARITDLSAGMDHVLLLQDASVFATGLNTDGQLAKPAVIPYATQFTHVALPEGVLPTRVIAGGDTSMVLTSSGNVFVWGNTEYGQALQAATVDQLRTPTEVDVGISVVDACLGGSFLLFLDDCGTLHTAGYGAIGYEAPSTMLLRPLALPEKVTCIAAGLDYAAAATDAGNVYVWGIVHGEPGDTHLCPEHVAVPFDGTRPRRITDLACARGALLVLGEKHL, from the exons ATGCACGGGATTGAGCACATTGCAGCAGGAAATGGGTTTACGCTGGTAGCGGCGCGTGATGGATTGTACGGGTGCGGAACCACTGCCCGAGGCCAACTCGGCATCCAAGGGCGCGATACGCTCCTTAGTATGACCCAGATCCCTCTGCCGCGCCCTGCAGCACGTATCACAGATCTTTCCGCGGGAATGGATCACGtcctgctgctgcaagaCGCGAGTGTATTTGCAACAGGACTTAACACTGACGGCCAGCTCGCAAAGCCTGCCGTGATTCCGTACGCGACACAATTCACACACGTGGCACTGCCCGAGGGTGTATTGCCCACGCGCGTCATTGCCGGCGGCGATACGTCCATGGTACTCACTTCGTCGGGGAACGTTTTTGTTTGGGGAAATACCGAGTACGGtcaagcgctgcaggcagcGACTGTTGATCAACTCCGCACGCCAACCGAGGTGGACGTCGGAATTTCCGTTGTGGATGCGTGCCTCGGCGGCAGTTTTCTTCTCTTCTTAGACG ATTGCGGCACATTGCACACTGCTGGCTACGGAGCGATTGGCTACGAAGCGCCAAGTAccatgctgctgcggccGCTCGCCCTGCCGGAAAAAGTCACATGCATTGCCGCGGGGCTTGACTatgctgcggcggcgacaGACGCAGGCAATGTGTACGTCTGGGGCATCGTGCATGGCGAGCCTGGCGACACACACCTCTGCCCTGAGCATGTTGCCGTGCCGTTTGACGGTACGCGGCCGCGTCGCATCACCGAtcttgcttgcgcgcgcggagcgcTGCTGGTCCTTGGTGAGAAGCATTTATAA
- a CDS encoding very-long-chain 3-oxoacyl-CoA synthase (TransMembrane:7 (o32-50i71-90o102-122i143-163o169-190i202-223o243-264i); EggNog:ENOG503NU6C; COG:I) translates to MSLYGLLKEYIPQSIQHATEPMQIWHPGVTPFSTLKSTMIMSALYLIIVLGGREFMRNRPPVSSKLLRTPFLVHNILLSLASGLLLALYLEEMLPYAKKYGWHDSICVYGATSSRMTLFYIINYYFKYWEFVDTFFLVAKKKPLMFLHVYHHVATAFLCWTQIVGRTPMAWAIICLNLFVHVIMYAYYAASSVGIRFPFKKLITLMQIVQFFVDLYICYYGTYNHYATYFFPWLPHRHCDGDHIYAWTGIVILSSYLVLFIFFYRSTYNKAKKGDAKKAN, encoded by the exons ATGTCCTTGTACGGCCTGCTGAAGGAGTACATTCCGCAATCTATTCAGCATGCTACTGAGCCCATGCAGATTTGGCATCCCGGGGTTACGCCGTTCTCCACGCTCAAGTCTACAATGATCATGTCGGCATTGTACTTGATTATAGTGCTGGGTGGCCGCGAATTTATGCGCAACAGGCCTCCGGTCTCCTccaagctgctgcgcacccCCTTTTTGGTGCACAACATTCTCCTTTCGCTTGCTAGTGGTCTGCTGCTTGCACTTTATTTGGAGGAAATGCTCCCGTATGCGAAGAAGTACGGCTGGCACGACAGTATCTGTGTGTACGGCGCTacgtcgtcgcgcatgaCTTTGTTTTACATTATCAACTACTACTTCAAGTACTGGGAGTTTGTCGACACTTTCTTCCTTGTTGCGAAAAAGAAGCCGCTCATGTTCCTGCACGTTTATCACCACGTCGCTACCGCGTTCTTGTGTTGGACGCAAATTGTGGGTCGTACCCCCATGGCGTGGGCTATTATTTGCTTGAATCTTTTCGTGCACGTCATTATGTACGCGTACTATGCCGCCTCCAGCGTTGGCATCCGATTCCCTTTCAAGAAGCTGATTACGCTGATGCAAATTGTGCAATTCTTTGTGGACTTGTACATTTGCTACTACGGAA CATACAACCACTACGCTACTTACTTCTTTCCCTGGCTGCCGCACCGTCACTGCGACGGCGACCACATCTACGCATGGACAGGCATCGTGATTCTTTCCAGCTACCTCGTCCTGTTTATTTTCT TCTACAGGTCCACCTACAACAAGGCGAAAAAGGGCGACGCAAAGAAGGCAAACTAA
- the UBC1 gene encoding E2 ubiquitin-conjugating enzyme (EggNog:ENOG503NWPW; COG:O) — MAMKRISKELADLGRDPPSSCSAGPTGDNMFQWQATIMGPSDSPYSGGVFFLSITFPTDYPFKPPKVSFSTKIYHPNINANGSICLDILRDQWSPALTISKVLLSICSMLTDPNPDDPLVPDIAHLYKTDRGAYENTAREWTRK; from the exons ATGGCAATGAAACGTATTAGCAAG GAATTGGCGGACCTCGGCCGTGATCCTCCGTcttcgtgcagcgctggtcCCACAGGGGACAACATGTTCCAG TGGCAAGCTACGATCATGGGCCCT AGCGACTCGCCCTACTCTGGCGGCGTCTTTTTCCTTTCGATCACGTTCCCTACAGACTACCCATTCAAGCCACCAAAGGTCTCGTTCTCTACCAAGATCTATCACCCGAACATCAATGCCAACGGCAGCATCTGCCTGGATATCCTGAGGGACCAATGGAGTCCCGCCCTGACGATCTCCAAGG TTTTGCTGTCGATCTGCTCGATGCTCACAGATCCCAACCCGGACGACCCGCTTGTGCCGGACATTGCCCACTTATACAAGACGGATCGTGGCGCGTACGAGaacacggcgcgcgaatgGACTCGAAAGTAG
- the SNT1 gene encoding DNA-binding protein snt1 (EggNog:ENOG503P3F7; COG:K) translates to MLGGEHGRGNALELERPDAAAAHAEGEDARVIAPIPVDVVASALPTVESKVQTTGAAQQWRALNSSVRDTEEVKESNGISPYVDDGGRGESGDRADLNADVLKAEYERETRANTSKRAALFPSDAEDALEREILFTEKSLRNPSDCASAHDKTAAAPSPATPAVEAERSGASSVARSNTSDMDMDESSTSEPAAPIGLPHTDPSTEREETDALEAILDEEVEMETPAPDTNPLAESAEVKSAIQSLAKQLVAQYPLAPDYVCSLYDENRNVAASLTVPTCLASTKSGALAPPLNFAIAPMLASSAQARASKAEALRVEYRKRHTAWKSYCARLDEIYERREAQRRAMQGPAESESGLNSVAPSVLSTPLTSRGSRRSAYGAAGFGDAVRSEAEFLEILASLESAEMQDPVVRAKRTAATEPDMAIRLPEDPPLPDEDNGFVADFRERFFPDFDPDVWSDEERAIFMRRYAKYPKQFGRIASGLPHKTSQQCVVYYYLHKHSDGYGFKSLNSRKRERKRKPKVRAKKAKGSALMADMAPAEEQELDDTPDTPDVPDVPKHLSDAPIERPRIASSAKRAKATPKRQRSAVEDAAESLSQLSSVVATKPETEMDRDLAAAEALEALASVGTSAAARKKRARAKPKREGDETRSRSRGPHWSMTERAEFLRLLALHGKDWVALAATFSSKTPAQARNFFARHASESPHFQSAAALAVDNAALPWEERVRAAVDFVNAWYASLPTETQANVEGWPSDVARFLRDAPHLLPEDFDETDDEDGAQRAEAWEYAPAPALAPAHMHTPAPAQSNVPYHYPPRAPMYYREGYDRYLYGYHPVSPAYPEEGRVYTPRHEPRYGPEIPYYASRPDEYRTPRSMYVPHDEYRSIERYSPDPTRAVPRSMPRPAPPNMGYFHAPRAMEPHR, encoded by the coding sequence ATGCTGGGAGGCGAGCACGGGCGGGGCAATGCCCTGGAGCTCGAACGTCCAGAcgctgccgcggcgcatgcggagggcgaggatgcgcgTGTTATCGCGCCGATACCAGTGGACGTGGTTGCCTCTGCACTGCCCACGGTCGAAAGCAAGGTACAGACTAcgggcgccgcacagcaatGGCGCGCTTTAAACTCCTCCGTGCGGGATACGGAGGAGGTGAAAGAGTCGAATGGCATTTCTCCATATGTTGACGATGGTGGTCGTGGTGAATCTGGTGATCGAGCGGATTTGAATGCGGATGTGTTGAAGGCAGAGTATGAAcgcgagacgcgcgcgaatacttccaagcgcgccgcactctTTCCATCGGATGCAGAGGATGCGCTTGAGCGCGAAATACTTTTCACCGAGAAATCCCTGCGCAATCCAAGCGATTGCGCCAGTGCACACGACAAAAcagccgctgcgccaagcccAGCTACGCCCGCTGTCGAGGCAGAACGTagcggcgcgagcagcgtggCACGGAGCAATACGTCCGACATGGACATGGACGAATCTAGCACGTCCGAACCCGCTGCGCCCATCGGCCTCCCGCACACTGACCCAAGCACAGAACGCGAGGAAACGGACGCGCTTGAAGCTATTCTTGATGAGGAGGTCGAGATGGAGACGCCTGCACCCGATACAAACCCTCTTGCCGAATCAGCGGAGGTAAAGAGTGCGATTCAGTCGCTGGCAAAGCAGCTCGTGGCCCAATACCCCCTTGCACCCGACTACGTCTGCTCGCTTTATGACGAGAATCGCAACGTGGCTGCCTCGCTCACCGTTCCCACCTGCTTAGCAAGCacaaaaagcggcgcgctcgcgccgccatTGAACTTTGCCATTGCCCCCATGCTAGCATCcagcgcacaagcgcgcgcgtccaaggccgaagcgctgcgtgtaGAATaccgcaagcgccacaCTGCGTGGAAAAGCTACTgtgcgcgcctcgatgAGATTTACGAGCGGCGTGAGGCTCAGCGgcgagcgatgcaaggTCCTGCCGAGAGTGAAAGCGGCCTCAACAGCGTCGCTCCCTCTGTGCTAAGCACGCCGCTCACTTCGCGCGGTTCCAGACGCAGTGCGTacggcgccgcaggatTTGGCGATGCTGTGCGTTCCGAGGCGGAGTTTCTCGAGATTCTTGCGTCGTTGGAAAGTGCCGAGATGCAGGACCCtgtcgtgcgcgcaaaacgcACTGCGGCAACCGAGCCCGACATGGCCATTCGTCTCCCCGAAGATCCACCGCTTCCCGACGAGGACAATGGTTTTGTCGCTGACTTTCGCGAGCGTTTCTTCCCCGACTTTGATCCCGACGTGTggagcgacgaggagcgcgcgatTTTCATGCGGCGCTACGCAAAGTACCCCAAACAGTTTGGGCGCATTGCCAGTGGCCTGCCGCACAAGACCTCGCAGCAATGTGTGGTGTATTATTACTTGCACAAACATAGCGACGGCTACGGATTTAAGTCGCTGAACTCGCGTAAacgcgagcgcaaacgcaagcCGAAAGTGCGTGCAAAGAAGGCCAAAGGAAGTGCCCTCATGGCCGACATGGCCCCGGCTGAAGAGCAGGAGCTAGATGACACGCCGGACACGCCGGACGTGCCGGACGTGCCCAAGCATCTCTCCGACGCGCCTATCGAGCGCCCACGCATCGCAAGCtctgcaaagcgcgccaaggccaCTCCGAAACGCCAGCGGAGTGCGGTGGAGGACGCTGCAGAAAGCCTGTCCCAGCTCTCTAGCGTCGTCGCCACCAAGCCAGAGACGGAAATGGACCGCGACTTGGCCGCTGCTGAGGCGCTGGAGGCGCTGGCAAGCGTTGggacaagcgccgccgcacggaagaaacgcgcgcgtgcgaagcCCAAGCGCGAGGGCGACGAGACGCGCAGTCGATCTCGCGGGCCCCACTGGTCCATgaccgagcgcgccgagtttTTGCGCCTCCTTGCGTTACATGGCAAGGACTGGGTTGCATTAGCCGCTACCTTTTCCAGCAAAACGcccgcgcaagcgcgcaatTTTTTCGCGCGTCACGCGAGCGAAAGTCCCCACTTTCAAtctgcagctgcgcttgccgttGACAATGCGGCGTTGCCGTGGGAAGAgcgtgtgcgtgcggcTGTTGATTTTGTAAATGCGTGGTACGCTTCCTTGCCCACCGAAACACAAGCCAATGTCGAGGGATGGCCGAGCGACGTTGcgcgtttcttgcgcgacgcgccgcatctcCTGCCCGAGGATTTTGACGAGACAGACGACGaagacggcgcgcagcgcgccgaggcgtGGGAATATGCGCCCGCGCCGGCgttggcgccggcgcacatgcacacGCCCGCGCCCGCGCAGTCGAATGTGCCGTACCATTATCCTCCACGTGCGCCCATGTACTACCGCGAAGGCTACGATCGCTATCTGTATGGCTACCACCCAGTTTCGCCTGCATATCCCGAAGAAGGGCGTGTATACACCCCCAGACACGAGCCACGCTACGGCCCAGAGATTCCCTATTACGCCTCCCGGCCCGACGAGtaccgcacgccgcggtcgATGTATGTACCGCACGATGAGTATCGCAGCATAGAGCGCTACTCGCCCGACCCAACGCGCGCAGTACCGCGTAGTATgccgcgcccagcgccgccgaatATGGGATACTttcatgcgccgcgtgcgaTGGAGCCGCATAGATGA
- the URA3 gene encoding orotidine-5'-phosphate decarboxylase (COG:L; EggNog:ENOG503NW2K; BUSCO:EOG09263Q7N; BUSCO:EOG09263R4M) — MATYEARSKTNLNLAAKELLRTIAEKKSNLCVSVDVTLKDDLLAVVDAVGPFVALIKTHVDIITDFDWDVIKQLSELAVKHNFLIFEDRKFADIGNTVSLQYAAGMHRIVQWSHLTNAHLIPGPGVISGLGSVGLPLQRGLLLIAEMSTQGSLTKDAYTTANVQAAMEDTSNFVMGFIAMHRVHKDPAHISPKATEAQRNKDFLILTPGVGLDATGDGKGQQYRTPDQVIRENDCDMIIVGRGVYGPLLDQSSARDDALKQVRDQAERYRSAGWDAYLAKMGTTRRRAARHALPTPPQTPIKRAKHTLVKHEPDSPSRGAMPLKKIKMELTEEEQGKIRVPKHWEEVHACLAKMREETVAPVDTMGCVENGLETNRADRGRLGPDGAEESKEDALQRYEYTTLVSLMLSSQTKDTVTALAVYNLQRTLPNGVTVDSVRGASDDVLRECICKVGFFRRKTEYIRKTADILAEKHGGQVPKTIDELCALPGVGPKMAFLQMQAMGFNVGIGVDTHVHRIANRLGWCKTKTPEQTRLALQSWLPKHLFRQINKQMVGFGQVICVPIGPRCDVCTIGQRRLCPSRQRVEQNSIAKRAPIYYRDGTVLVGNKRVTLHAFKQEALDTSDQEMIDTVVKTEQVLEW, encoded by the exons ATGGCAACGTACGAAGCGCGGAGCAAGACGAACTTGAACCTTGCTGCGAAAGAGCTACTTCGTACAATCGCCGAGAAAAAGTCGAATCTTTGCGTGAGTGTGGACGTGACCCTCAAAGACGATTTGCTCGCCGTTGTCGACGCCGTGGGACCGTTTGTGGCGCTGATCAAA ACGCACGTCGACATCATCACAGACTTCGACTGGGACGTGATCAAGCAACTGTCTGAGCTGGCTGTAAAACACAATTTTCTCATTTTTGAGGACCGCAAATTCGCCGACATTGGCAACACGGTGAGCCTTCAGTACGCGGCTGGGATGCACCGCATTGTGCAGTGGTCGCACCTGACCAATGCACATCTCATCCCCGGCCCCGGTGTGATATCTGGCCTTGGCTCCGTCGGCCTGCCTCTCCAGCGCGGCCTGTTGCTGATTGCGGAGATGAGCACGCAGGGCAGCTTGACAAAAGATGCATACACCACCGCCAACGTCCAGGCGGCCATGGAAGATACGTCCAACTTTGTCATGGGCTTTATTGCGATGCACCGCGTCCACAAAGACCCTGCACACATCTCACCCAAAGCAAccgaagcgcagcgcaacaaGGACTTTTTGATTCTCACGCCCGGCGTGGGCCTCGACGCGACGGGCGATGGAAAAGGCCAGCAGTACCGCACGCCTGATCAAGTTATCCGCGAGAATGACTGTGATATGATCATTGTCGGTCGCGGCGTGTACGGCCCGCTGCTGGACCAGTCGTCTGCAcgcgacgacgcgctcaaGCAGGTGCGCGACCAAGCAGAGCGGTACCGCAGTGCCGGCTGGGATGCATACCTTGCAAAAATGGGCACTACAA gacgccgcgcggcgcggcatgccTTGCCGACACCGCCCCAGACGCCGatcaagcgcgccaagcacacaCTGGTAAAACACGAGCCGGACTCGccgagccgcggcgcaatgcccCTAAAGAAAATTAAAATGGAACTGACCGAGGAGGAACAAGGCAAGATTCGTGTGCCAAAGCACTGGGAAGAAGTACATGCATGTCTCGCCAAGATGCGCGAGGAGACCGTTGCGCCAGTAGATACGATGGGGTGTGTGGAGAATGGCTTGGAAACGAATCGTGCGGACCGCGGCAGGCTGGGCCCCGACGGCGCGGAAGAAAGCAAGGAGGATGCTTTGCAGCGGTATGAGTATACGACACTCGTCAGCCTCATGCTCAGTTCGCAGACCAAGGACACCGTCACTGCCCTCGCCGTGTACAATCTCCAGCGCACCCTGCCTAACGGCGTCACGGTCGActctgtgcgcggcgcgtctgaCGATGTACTGCGCGAGTGTATCTGCAAGGTGGGTTTTTTTCGGCGCAAGACCGAGTACATCCGCAAAACTGCAGACATCCTCGCGGAAAAGCATGGCGGTCAGGTGCCCAAGACGATCGACGAGCTGTGTGCACTGCCTGGAGTAGGACCCAAGATGGCCTTTTTGCAAATGCAGGCGATGGGGTTCAATGTGGGAATCGGCGTCGACACACATGTGCATCGCATCGCCAATCGCCTCGGCTGGTGCAAGACCAAGACGCCGGAGCAGACGcgactcgcgctgcagagctGGCTGCCAAAGCATCTCTTCCGGCAGATCAATAAGCAAATGGTCGGGTTTGGCCAGGTGATTTGCGTGCCGATTGggccgcgctgcgatgTATGCACAATTGGCCAGCGGCGCCTCTGCCCTTCGCGCCAGCGCGTCGAACAAAATTCGAttgcgaagcgcgcgcccatCTACTATCGCGATGGGACTGTGCTTGTAGGGAACAAACGTGTGACGCTCCACGCGTTCAAACAAGAAGCGCTGGACACTTCCGACCAGGAAATGATCGATACCGTCGTCAAAACGGAGCAGGTATTGGAGTGGTAG
- a CDS encoding uncharacterized protein (EggNog:ENOG503NWJ6; COG:Z), with translation MAAHVKVVARFRPVDTEDSLAVLVEDAQTVRMMRGAADLNAAFTFDRVFPMHAHQRDVFEYGIMDTVSDVLRGYNGTIFAYGQTGSGKTHTMMGPDIDHEELRGIIPRITEQIFSNILASPPALEYTVKVSYMEIYMERIRDLLVPQHDNLSIQQDTSKGVHVKGLSEYYVSSAAEVFELLRQGSTTRAVSATRMNTESSRSHSIVLFTIKQRNIETGSTKTGNLYLVDLAGSEKVGKSGASGQTLEEAKKINKSLSTLGMVINALTDGRSSHVPYRDSKLTRILQESLGGNSRTTLLVNCSPTAYNAEETLSTLRFGVRAKRIQNNAHVNAELSPMELRVMLQKANQQSAHYRKQIDTLERELVQWRAGESVPQSAWASTSVHASPVRSPTRSTVSLAETDELHEQLAEKEGIEQALRKELGTARTQTSEANERIFTLETEIQALQLHSDALAFARDEAVAQIEIVREMPPPAAPPIEREKGRDERLEDMFASLQLEHRPGVDTILALVDRLSLPGGQLSPEEVRMLRDTIIQEQVMLSEQIHTVRIHAQELSVLRLQKHALSERIGALQQRYDLITDHIGALEHGFRLGDETGGQLASLRRMLEEQTTASQLNTSNEVLHLEGLLTTRAEETVDLARSLDDLRASHDEQKQALHHLRLAVTADGTEAGPEAMQRLVDASELMEKSRELVTVRLREYERLKQQLMQGLRERSEKIVEMEMAMEEMQDQYKMLLETLNLRVQQRKMGILERHLEQLASVQRRLVEQNSALKQDMATADKRVAARNERIQALEEDLYATRQRLKVREERAMQDTENFSFGRIAKPMRGAGAVDASELKPKGGWFFSAK, from the coding sequence atggcggcgcatgtcAAAGTCGTGGCGCGCTTTCGCCCGGTGGACACCGAGGATAGTCTGGCCGTATTGGTAGAGGATGCACAGACAGTGCGCATGATGCGCGGGGCGGCAGATCTCAACGCTGCGTTCACCTTTGACCGCGTTTTTCCCATGCATGCTCACCAGCGCGATGTATTTGAGTACGGTATCATGGATACCGTCTCGGACGTGCTGCGCGGATACAATGGCACGATATTTGCGTACGGGCAAACAGGAAGCGGGAAGACACACACGATGATGGGTCCTGATATCGATCAtgaggagctgcgcggTATTATCCCGCGCATCACGGAGCAAATCTTCAGCAATATCCTCGCGAGTCCCCCGGCGCTGGAATACACGGTCAAGGTGTCGTACATGGAGATCTACATGGAACGTATTCGCGACTTGCTTGTGCCGCAACACGACAACCTGTCCATTCAGCAGGATACTAGCAAAGGCGTCCACGTAAAGGGCCTCTCGGAGTACTATGTAAGCAGTGCAGCCGAGGTATTTGAGCTCTTGCGGCAAGGCAGTACGACACGCGCTGTATCAGCTACGCGGATGAACACTGAATCTTCACGCTCGCACAGCATTGTCCTCTTCACcatcaagcagcgcaataTCGAGACGGGCTCGACCAAGACGGGCAATCTCTATTTGGTCGATCTCGCCGGCTCCGAAAAAGTAGGCAAGTCGGGCGCAAGTGGCCAGACGCTGGAGGAGGCCAAAAAAATTAATAAGAGCCTCAGTACATTGGGCATGGTCATTAATGCGCTCACCGATGGCAGGTCGTCACACGTCCCTTACCGCGACTCGAAACTCACGCGCATTCTACAGGAATCGCTCGGCGGAAATTCGCGCACGACCTTACTTGTAAATTGCTCGCCGACTGCGTACAATGCCGAAGAAACGCTTTCCACCCTGCGCtttggcgtgcgcgccaagcgcatcCAGAACAATGCGCACGTAAATGCAGAGCTATCACCGATGGAGCTGCGTGTGATGCTGCAGAAAGCGAATCAGCAAAGTGCACACTACCGCAAGCAAATCGACACGCTGGAGCGAGAACTTGTCcaatggcgcgctggagaGTCTGTGCCACAGTCTGCATGGGCATCGACCagcgtgcatgcatcgcCAGTGCGATCGCCGACACGGAGTACCGTGTCGTTGGCCGAGAccgacgagctgcacgaACAGCTCGCGGAAAAAGAAGGCATTGaacaggcgctgcgcaaagagctcggCACTGCCCGCACACAGACAAGCGAGGCCAACGAGCGGATATTTACGCTCGAGACAGAGatccaagcgctgcagctgcactccgatgcgcttgcttttgcgcgtgACGAGGCAGTTGCACAAATCGAAATAGTGCGTGAAATGCCACCacctgctgcgccgccaatcgagcgcgaaaaagggcgcgacgagcggcTTGAAGACATGTTTGCGAGCCTACAGCTAGAGCACCGCCCCGGCGTCGACACAATCTTGGCGCTTGTCGACCGTCTGTCTTTGCCTGGTGGACAGCTTTCGCCAGAAGAagtgcgcatgctgcgcgataCGATTATCCAGGAGCAGGTCATGCTTTCTGAACAGATCCACACTGTGCGCATTCATGCCCAGGAACTCTCCGTATTGCGGCTGCAGAAACATGCCTTGTCGGAACGTATCGGCGCGCTTCAGCAGCGCTACGATCTCATTACAGATCacatcggcgcgctggagcatGGATTCCGCCTAGGCGATGAAACCGGCGGGCAGCTTGcgtctttgcgccgcatgctgGAAGAGCAGACGACTGCCTCGCAGCTGAATACGAGCAATGAAGTGCTTCACCTTGAAGGCCTGCTTACGACGCGTGCAGAAGAGACTGTGGATCTGGCGCGCTCGCTCGACGATCTACGCGCCTCGCACGACGAGCAGAAACAGGCATTACATcacttgcgcttggcggtCACCGCCGACGGGACAGAGGCAGGGCCCgaagcgatgcagcgcttaGTGGACGCGTCGGAGCTGATGGAAAAGTCGCGCGAGCTGGTCACGGTCCGCTTGCGCGAGTACGAAAGGCTGAAGCAGCAGCTGATGCAAGGGCttcgcgagcgcagcgagaaGATTGTCGAGATGGAAATGGCAATGGAGGAGATGCAGGACCAGTACAAGATGCTCCTCGAGACGCTGAATTTGCGGgtacagcagcgcaagatggGCATTTTGGAGCGGCAccttgagcagctcgcgagtgtgcagcggcgtctTGTCGAGCAGAACAGTGCACTGAAGCAGGACATGGCGACCGCAGACAAacgcgtcgccgcgcgaaacgAGCGGATTCAGGCGCTCGAAGAGGATTTGTATGCGACACGGCAGCGCCTCAAAGTGCGCGAAGAACGCGCAATGCAAGACACGGAGAATTTTTCGTTTGGAAGAATCGCCAAGCCCATGCGTGGTGCAGGCGCGGTAGATGCGTCGGAGCTGAAACCTAAAGGGGGCTGGTTTTTCTCGGCCAAGTAG
- a CDS encoding uncharacterized protein (TransMembrane:2 (i61-82o126-149i); EggNog:ENOG503P38V), which produces MPGRRAGSMLRRTEETLHKALQEGERLDLRASQRTFDGAYLRGALGQLTFSMMIMKIFEPAFFWIGLANCVLALGLFATAFFRYRMTMHYEPNSTALGTLQSEARTEPVHMIDPDSYVYLPRFKTAGSVVVCVSAFVIMMEIAIIVLIATML; this is translated from the coding sequence atgccggggcggcgtgcgggcagcatgttgcgccgcacggaaGAAACGCTGCACAAAGCACTGCAAGAAGGAGAGCGTTTAgatctgcgcgcgtcgcagcgtACATTTGACGGTGCATACCTGCGTGGAGCGCTGGGCCAGCTGACGTTTAGCATGATGATCATGAAGATTTTTGAGCCTGCATTTTTCTGGATCGGCCTTGCGAACTGTGTACTGGCGCTGGGTCTATTTGCCACTGCATTTTTTCGGTACAGGATGACGATGCACTACGAGCCGAATAGCACAGCACTGGGTACATTGCagagcgaggcgcgcacagAGCCAGTGCATATGATTGACCCCGACTCGTACGTGTACCTCCCGCGGTTCAAAACGGCGGGGAGCGTGGTTGTGTGCGTGTCGGCATTTGTTATTATGATGGAGATCGCGATTATTGTGCTGATTGCGACCATGCTGTAG
- the ERP1 gene encoding emp24p/erv25p- protein (COG:U; EggNog:ENOG503NVYE; SECRETED:SignalP(1-20); TransMembrane:1 (n3-14c19/20o187-209i)) has translation MRVLWVWFVALCMLTRGAACLYMYFEAGEVKCFYEQLPLDTIVVGHYFTEEWDDAHNQYDIPTELGIGIVVRHTPTNHILVSAHGKPAGKFALTTHEAGMHEICLQTEYHGARLKNGHFPELRMHIDIVIGDAHRSTSAQDKVHSDDLLSRARALNAKMRDLHKEQQYQREREMSFRDLSEATNTRAAWFMVFQFLVLVIACIWQLLNLRTFFEDKKLR, from the coding sequence ATGCGTGTGCTGTGGGTGTGGTTtgtcgcgctgtgcatgctCACACGTGGCGCGGCATGCCTGTACATGTACTTTGAGGCCGGAGAGGTAAAGTGCTTTTATGAGCAGCTGCCTCTGGACACGATTGTGGTGGGCCACTATTTCACAGAAGAATGGGACGACGCACACAACCAGTACGACATCCCTACGGAGCTTGGGATCGGGATCGTGGTGCGCCATACCCCAACGAACCACATTCTTGTCTCGGCGCATGGAAAGCCCGCGGGCAAATTTGCGCTCACAACGCACGAGGCGGGAATGCACGAGATCTGTTTGCAGACAGAGtaccacggcgcgcggctcaAGAATGGGCACTTTCCGGAGCTGCGTATGCACATTGATATCGTGATTGGCGATGCACACAGGTCTACGTCTGCACAGGACAAGGTGCACTCGGACGATTTGCtgtcgcgagcgcgagcgctgaATGCAAAAATGCGCGATCTGCACAAGGAGCAGCAATaccagcgcgagcgcgagatgaGCTTCCGCGATCTGAGCGAGGCGACGAATACGCGTGCAGCGTGGTTTATGGTATTCCAGTTTCTCGTGCTCGTGATTGCCTGTATCTGGCAGCTGCTGAATCTGCGCACGTTTTTCGAGGATAAAAAGTTGCGGTAG